In the Wyeomyia smithii strain HCP4-BCI-WySm-NY-G18 chromosome 2, ASM2978416v1, whole genome shotgun sequence genome, one interval contains:
- the LOC129723667 gene encoding uncharacterized protein LOC129723667 — protein sequence MRWIGIPILAVVACILAPIQSQDLTDDQIEEYIREHLPPRELICPLLDDITEWCYSGDSQKISSDFIQSRDEVCPYVPNLKQWCLQREIFPNPINFHWSRDETAVGDSVQMVLKLINPICPSYIVKLKRFGPIQRY from the exons ATGAGGTGGATTGGAATACCAATATTAGCAGTGGTGGCCTGCATTCTGGCCCCAATTCAGAGCCAAGATCTTACCGACGATCAGATAGAG GAATATATTCGAGAGCACTTGCCTCCTCGCGAATTAATATGTCCCCTTTTAGATGATATTACGGAATGGTGTTATAGCGGAGACTCTCAG AAAATATCCAGCGATTTTATACAATCTCGCGATGAGGTGTGTCCTTATGTCCCAAACCTCAAGCAATGGTGCCTTCAACGTGAGATTTTCCCTAATCC AATCAACTTCCACTGGTCTAGAGATGAAACTGCTGTGGGTGACAGTGTACAAATGGTCCTTAAGCTAATAAATCCAATTTGTCCGTCGTATATTGTAAAACTGAAACGATTTGGTCCTATTCAACGGTATTAG